TTGTACCCAAAGGGGGGCCAGATGGTGGAGATGGTGGCCGGGGCGGTAATATTATTTTACGGGGTGATAAACAGCGTTCCACATTACTTCATCTTAGGTACCGAAAATGTATTGCTGCTACAGATGGACAACCTGGTGGAGATGCTCGAAAAACAGGGGCAAGTGGAAGCGACATTATCTTGGACGTACCATTAGGAACTGTAGCCAAAAATGCAGATAGTGGTGAGGTTTTAATGGAAGTACTGGAACATAAAAAAAAATATATCCTAATGCAAGGAGGTAAAGGAGGATGGGGCAATGCGCACTTTACAACCCCTACACATCAAGCTCCTCGTATTGCTTATCCAGGAGAGCCTGGTAGCCAAAATTGGATCGTATTAGAATTAAAGCTATTGGCAGATGTAGGCCTTGTTGGGTTACCTAATGCTGGGAAATCTACACTATTATCAGTTGTATCAGCAGCTAAACCACGGATTGACAGTTATCCATTTACAACACTCACACCTAATCTTGGTGTAGTCTCTTATAAAGAGGATCACTCTTTTGTAATGGCAGATATTCCAGGCATTATAGAGGGTGCAGCCTCTGGAAAAGGACTGGGTACGCGTTTTCTACGACATATAGAACGCAACGCAGTTTTAGTGTTTATGATTAGCTCAGAATCTGATAACATTAGTACCATCTATGGTATGTTACTGAAAGAATTGGAGGAACATAACCCCCTGTTATTAGAAAAACCAAGAATACTAGCTATTTCTAAAATAGATTTACTAGATAAAGAAACACGAGCATCCTTTTTAAAAACGCTACCTAAAGGAATACCGCATATTTGCATTTCTTCTAGCACGAGTGAAGGTATTGGACACCTAAAAGATGGTATCTGGCAATTGCTTACTTATAATGATCATCTTTAAGTTTCTGTTAATGCCTCTGCACCACCTGTAATTTCTGCTATAGCACTTGTTATCAATGACTGCCTTGTTCTATTATAGCTAATACGTAATTCTTTTAGCAATTTTTCTGCATTATCAGTTGCTTTACTCATAGTAGCAACCCTAGCTGCATGTTCGCTTGCAGTGGATTCTATGAGCATACCCATGATCTGATTTTTGAGAAGCTCACCTATTAGTTTTTCTATAAGTAATGGTTGAGAGGGCTCATAAATATATCTATTCTGTTGTATTTGCCTGGTGGTGCTTTGCATGCTATCAAAATTAAAGGGGAGGTATGGGGCTATGATTACCTCTTGCTTTGCAACATTCTTAAAAGAAGTATATGCCAATAGGATATGATTATAATAGTCTTTTTGAAAGGCTTCCATACAGTATGCAATAAGTTCCTTAGCATTGAAATCCTCTTTTGTTAAAAGGTCAACATAATCATTGATAATAGTCAAATTGCTTTTTTTAAAAAATTGATATGCTTTTGCCCCAATAGTTAGTACTTCTACTTTTGCAGCTTGTTTTTGTTGTAACACTTGAATTTGTTGATAAGTTGCTTTAAGTACATGTTTGTTAAATGCCCCACACAATCCACAATTAGAAGCAACAACTATAAATAAAAAACTTTTAGGTAAGTCTTTGTTTTTTTTTTGCAACAATGGATAAGATAAATTTGTTGCATCCATGCCTTCTAGTGCAGTATATAAAATGTTTGTACATCCTGCTGCATATTCTTTGAATGGCAACAAAATTTTCTGAATTTTATGCAATTTGGAAGCAGATACCATTTTCATAGCTTTAGTAATTTGCTGGGTATAAGCTATGAGATTAATTCGGTCTACTACTTCTTTAAGATGTGCCATACTAAGAATTTAGTTATTGTACCTTGCAGCTGAAGTTATGTAATAAACAGTAAACTTTAGCTTTTGTTTTCATTAATTTTGTGCATATTTTGTTAAAAGACCCTTTGTTGCCTTTATAAGCACATTGAGGATATCGTTATCCCATTTACCATCTGCAATACTAGCCAATGTAGCAGCATGGTGTAAACGTAATAGCTCTAAATACTGTTTTTCAAATGTTTTTATCAATTCTAATGGAACAGGATCTAAATATCCACTCATAGCCATACATAGAATGGCAACCTGTTCTTCAGCTGCCATAGGTGTATGTAAATTTTGTTTGAGTAATTCTTGGTTTTTCCGACCTCTGTCAATAGCTCTTTTAGTAGATGGTTCTAAATCGGAACTAAATTTTGCAAAAGTTTCAAGTTCTGCAAATTGTGCCTGGTCTAGTTTTAGCGTGCTCGCCACTTTTTTCATGCCTTTAATTTGTGCAGCACTACCAATTCTAGATACGGAGATTCCAACATTAATAGCTGGCTTAATTCCAGAATTAAATAAATTCATTTCCAAAAATATTTGCCCATCTGTAATCGAAATAACATTGGTTGGAATATATGCAGACACGTCACCCATTTGGGTTTCTATAATAGGCAGGGCTGTAAGTGAACCACCTCCCTTAACCATTCCTTTTAAGGAGTCTGGAATATCATTCATAGAACTAGCCATTTTGTCATTATGTACAATGCTTGCTGCACGTTCCAACAGACGGGCATGTAAATAAAATACATCACCAGGGAAAGCTTCTCGTCCGGGTGGTCTACGTAATAACAAGGATAATTCTCTATATGCTACAGCTTGTTTAGAGAGGTCATCATAAATAATTAATGCATCTCGACCCGTATCTCTAAAAAACTCACCAATAGCTGCACCCGCAAAAGGAGCAAAAGACTGCATAGTTGCAGAAGTTGCAGAAGTTGCGGCAATAATGGTAGTGTAGCTCATAGCACCATGATGTATTAATGTGTCTACAATATTTGCTACAGAAGATGCTTTTTGCCCAATT
The nucleotide sequence above comes from Cardinium endosymbiont of Culicoides punctatus. Encoded proteins:
- the obgE gene encoding GTPase ObgE; this translates as MSSPNFIDHVRLYLRAGKGGAGLIHFMRAKFVPKGGPDGGDGGRGGNIILRGDKQRSTLLHLRYRKCIAATDGQPGGDARKTGASGSDIILDVPLGTVAKNADSGEVLMEVLEHKKKYILMQGGKGGWGNAHFTTPTHQAPRIAYPGEPGSQNWIVLELKLLADVGLVGLPNAGKSTLLSVVSAAKPRIDSYPFTTLTPNLGVVSYKEDHSFVMADIPGIIEGAASGKGLGTRFLRHIERNAVLVFMISSESDNISTIYGMLLKELEEHNPLLLEKPRILAISKIDLLDKETRASFLKTLPKGIPHICISSSTSEGIGHLKDGIWQLLTYNDHL
- the atpG gene encoding ATP synthase F1 subunit gamma, producing MAHLKEVVDRINLIAYTQQITKAMKMVSASKLHKIQKILLPFKEYAAGCTNILYTALEGMDATNLSYPLLQKKNKDLPKSFLFIVVASNCGLCGAFNKHVLKATYQQIQVLQQKQAAKVEVLTIGAKAYQFFKKSNLTIINDYVDLLTKEDFNAKELIAYCMEAFQKDYYNHILLAYTSFKNVAKQEVIIAPYLPFNFDSMQSTTRQIQQNRYIYEPSQPLLIEKLIGELLKNQIMGMLIESTASEHAARVATMSKATDNAEKLLKELRISYNRTRQSLITSAIAEITGGAEALTET
- the atpA gene encoding F0F1 ATP synthase subunit alpha, yielding MAQINTDAVTAILNAQLSSFKTEAELEETGTVIQSGDGVVRIHGLFNVQAGELLVFENGQKGLALNLEETMVGAVILDDASSIKEGDTVTRTKRVASIQVGDGLLGRVLNTLGEPIDGNGPILGPCFEMPLERNAPGVIYRQPVNTPLQTGLKAIDAMIPIGKGQRELIIGDRQSGKTSIALDTIINQKKLFDKGKPVYCIYVAIGQKASSVANIVDTLIHHGAMSYTTIIAATSATSATMQSFAPFAGAAIGEFFRDTGRDALIIYDDLSKQAVAYRELSLLLRRPPGREAFPGDVFYLHARLLERAASIVHNDKMASSMNDIPDSLKGMVKGGGSLTALPIIETQMGDVSAYIPTNVISITDGQIFLEMNLFNSGIKPAINVGISVSRIGSAAQIKGMKKVASTLKLDQAQFAELETFAKFSSDLEPSTKRAIDRGRKNQELLKQNLHTPMAAEEQVAILCMAMSGYLDPVPLELIKTFEKQYLELLRLHHAATLASIADGKWDNDILNVLIKATKGLLTKYAQN